One stretch of Pseudoalteromonas shioyasakiensis DNA includes these proteins:
- the secF gene encoding protein translocase subunit SecF codes for MQILKLGGKTLPFMKLRKFAMALSTLLILASFVSFFTKGLNFGLDFTGGTAVEVGFTQAPDLKEVRDAITESGFEDFSVQLFGSSKEILVRLAPQGPGVKAEVIGNQIITALQKVESTVEMRRIEFVGPSVGEDLKEQGGLAMLTALICILIYVAFRFEWRFAVGAVSALLHDVIITLGLFSVLGLEFDLTILAAILAVIGYSLNDTIVVSDRIRENFRKVRIDDTIEIIDISLTQTLNRTLVTSITTILVLIALFGWGGQTIHGFATALLFGVFIGTYSSIYVASAVAIAMGVSKEDLIPEVIEKEGADLDPMP; via the coding sequence ATGCAAATTTTAAAACTCGGTGGTAAAACACTCCCGTTTATGAAGTTAAGAAAGTTTGCCATGGCACTATCAACTTTGTTGATTTTGGCTTCTTTCGTATCGTTTTTTACTAAAGGCTTAAATTTTGGTCTCGACTTCACTGGCGGTACCGCTGTTGAGGTAGGCTTTACACAGGCACCTGATCTTAAAGAAGTTCGTGATGCAATCACTGAAAGTGGCTTTGAAGATTTTTCGGTGCAACTGTTTGGCTCAAGTAAAGAGATTCTAGTGCGTCTTGCTCCGCAAGGTCCTGGCGTAAAAGCAGAAGTAATTGGTAACCAAATCATTACGGCATTACAAAAAGTTGAGTCGACAGTAGAAATGCGTCGTATCGAATTTGTTGGCCCAAGTGTTGGTGAAGATCTGAAAGAGCAGGGTGGCCTTGCCATGTTAACTGCGCTTATCTGTATCTTAATTTACGTTGCGTTTCGTTTTGAATGGCGTTTTGCGGTCGGTGCAGTATCAGCACTATTACACGACGTTATCATTACATTAGGTTTATTCTCAGTGCTTGGCCTTGAGTTTGACTTAACGATTCTTGCGGCAATTTTGGCGGTAATAGGCTACTCACTCAACGATACCATCGTTGTATCTGACCGTATCCGTGAAAATTTCCGTAAGGTGCGTATTGATGACACGATTGAAATTATCGATATTTCATTAACGCAAACGTTAAACCGTACCCTAGTAACTTCAATCACCACTATCTTAGTATTGATTGCGTTATTTGGCTGGGGTGGTCAAACGATCCACGGTTTCGCAACTGCATTACTATTTGGTGTATTCATCGGTACTTACTCATCTATCTATGTTGCCTCAGCTGTAGCAATTGCAATGGGTGTAAGTAAAGAAGACTTAATTCCAGAAGTAATAGAAAAAGAAGGTGCGGATCTCGATCCTATGCCTTAA
- the queA gene encoding tRNA preQ1(34) S-adenosylmethionine ribosyltransferase-isomerase QueA, which yields MRVADFSFDLPDELIARFPKADRTSSRLLTLDGPSGQVEHKVFSDILSLVNENDLLVFNNTKVIPARMFGQKESGGKLEVLVERVLDEHRVLAHVRASKSPKPGSKIILEGKAEAIMVARHGELFELEFAKDENVLDILNDIGHMPLPPYIDRPDNESDRERYQTVYGEKPGAVAAPTAGLHFDDKLMAALKDKGINMAFVTLHVGAGTFQPVRVDSVDEHVMHSEYIEVPDEVVKAVAETKAKGGRVIAVGTTSVRSLESAAKVHGGKLDTYFGDTDIFIYPGYQFNVVDAMVTNFHLPESTLIMLVSAFAGQENIMGAYHTAIEQQYRFFSYGDAMFLTRK from the coding sequence ATGCGCGTAGCTGATTTTAGCTTTGACCTTCCTGATGAATTAATTGCTCGTTTTCCTAAAGCAGATCGAACTAGCAGCCGTTTACTGACGCTTGATGGCCCGTCAGGGCAAGTTGAGCACAAAGTATTTAGTGATATTTTATCGCTCGTTAACGAAAATGACTTATTAGTTTTTAATAACACCAAAGTGATCCCTGCTCGCATGTTCGGGCAAAAAGAGTCGGGTGGTAAGCTAGAGGTATTGGTCGAGCGTGTGCTTGATGAGCACCGAGTGCTGGCTCATGTACGTGCCAGCAAATCACCAAAACCAGGATCAAAAATCATTCTTGAAGGTAAAGCTGAAGCAATCATGGTTGCCCGTCACGGTGAGCTATTTGAACTTGAATTTGCCAAAGACGAAAATGTACTTGATATTCTTAATGACATTGGGCACATGCCATTGCCACCCTATATTGACCGCCCTGATAACGAATCAGACCGTGAGCGTTACCAAACAGTATATGGTGAAAAACCAGGTGCAGTTGCAGCCCCAACTGCAGGCCTGCATTTTGACGATAAGTTAATGGCAGCCTTAAAAGATAAAGGCATTAACATGGCGTTTGTGACTTTGCATGTTGGTGCAGGTACTTTCCAGCCTGTGCGCGTTGACTCAGTTGATGAGCATGTCATGCACTCAGAGTACATCGAAGTACCAGATGAAGTGGTTAAAGCGGTAGCTGAAACGAAAGCAAAAGGTGGTCGTGTAATTGCGGTGGGTACTACGTCAGTGCGTTCGTTAGAGTCAGCTGCTAAAGTGCACGGCGGCAAATTAGATACATACTTTGGTGATACCGATATCTTTATCTACCCGGGTTATCAGTTCAATGTGGTTGATGCCATGGTGACAAATTTTCACTTACCTGAATCAACGTTAATCATGTTAGTGAGTGCTTTTGCTGGCCAAGAGAACATTATGGGTGCCTACCATACGGCTATTGAGCAGCAGTATCGCTTCTTTAGTTATGGTGATGCGATGTTCTTAACGCGCAAATAA
- a CDS encoding mannitol dehydrogenase family protein — MSALSLNNSTLSSFPTSISVPRYNRQSLKAGIVHVGVGGFHRSHQAFYTDNYINHTGDLGWGICGIGLREADRAIKQSLEAQDYLYSLLVKHPSGKTDVQVIGCLTDFLLAPDDPEAVINKMAADETQIVSLTITEGGYNYDPSTGEFDFSNPDIQHDLANPNKPKLIFGYLAAALDRRRKSGKKPFTIQSCDNVQHNGDVIRKMLVTYISSFDSELADWVVSQVSFPNAMVDRITPATTDKDIALAEQMGVIDSWPVTCEPFHQWVIEDKFCQQRPAWEKVGAKVVTDVTPYETMKIRLLNASHTVLGILGSLRGYQTIEQTISDPLFAAVISNFMDNEVTPILDDVPGIDLSDYKRTLIARFANPNIKDSLTRICSQSASKVSTFLVPTILENFKIGGNTPIANLVIAAWCLYSDTHSSQQGKPLEVIDDIAETLQQAAHVSRISPLAFLEQPSIFGPIIENKSFCDEYKYYISKLYAGVAIEHIMEALLSKDQVR, encoded by the coding sequence ATGAGCGCACTTTCTTTAAATAACTCAACACTGAGCTCATTTCCTACATCTATATCGGTGCCGCGTTATAACCGACAATCACTAAAAGCCGGGATTGTCCATGTTGGTGTGGGCGGGTTTCACCGCTCTCATCAAGCTTTCTATACTGATAACTACATCAACCATACGGGAGATTTAGGTTGGGGCATATGCGGTATAGGCTTACGCGAGGCTGATCGGGCTATTAAGCAATCTCTAGAAGCACAAGATTATCTGTACTCTCTATTAGTAAAACACCCAAGTGGCAAAACTGATGTGCAAGTAATTGGCTGTTTAACCGATTTTCTCTTAGCGCCGGATGATCCAGAAGCCGTAATAAATAAAATGGCCGCTGATGAAACTCAGATTGTTTCATTAACAATAACAGAAGGGGGTTATAATTATGACCCATCTACCGGCGAGTTCGATTTTTCAAACCCCGATATACAACATGATTTAGCAAACCCAAACAAGCCAAAGCTGATTTTTGGCTACCTTGCTGCTGCTTTAGATCGCCGTAGAAAAAGTGGCAAAAAACCATTTACAATTCAGTCTTGTGATAATGTTCAACACAACGGTGACGTAATACGGAAAATGTTAGTTACTTACATTAGTTCGTTTGACTCAGAGCTTGCTGATTGGGTAGTAAGTCAAGTTAGCTTCCCTAATGCAATGGTCGATCGTATAACGCCTGCAACCACTGATAAAGATATTGCTCTAGCTGAACAAATGGGAGTAATCGATTCATGGCCTGTCACTTGTGAGCCTTTTCACCAATGGGTCATCGAGGATAAGTTTTGTCAACAACGCCCAGCTTGGGAGAAAGTAGGTGCAAAAGTAGTAACTGATGTAACTCCTTATGAAACCATGAAAATTCGCTTGTTAAATGCGAGTCATACTGTTTTGGGAATACTCGGTTCTTTGCGTGGCTATCAAACCATAGAACAAACAATTTCAGATCCCTTATTTGCAGCAGTAATAAGCAATTTCATGGATAACGAAGTAACACCTATTTTAGATGACGTGCCCGGTATTGATCTAAGTGATTATAAGCGAACGCTGATAGCTCGATTTGCAAACCCTAACATCAAAGACAGCCTTACACGAATTTGCTCTCAAAGCGCAAGTAAGGTCTCTACCTTTTTAGTGCCTACTATTTTAGAAAACTTTAAAATTGGTGGGAATACTCCAATTGCTAATTTAGTGATTGCAGCTTGGTGCTTATACAGCGACACTCATTCATCGCAACAAGGTAAGCCTTTAGAGGTTATCGATGATATAGCTGAAACATTACAGCAGGCAGCTCATGTATCACGAATCTCACCACTCGCTTTTCTTGAGCAACCGAGCATTTTCGGCCCTATTATTGAAAACAAGTCATTTTGTGATGAATATAAATATTACATCAGTAAACTTTATGCGGGAGTGGCGATAGAGCACATTATGGAAGCATTGTTAAGTAAGGATCAGGTAAGGTAA
- a CDS encoding EAL domain-containing protein — MAKQLKLLILNASVAERETIKTTLNKLNVFTFIEASDSQDALKILKSHPVDIIITGLEVGKIDGWRFSRMIRSGLLKTPKNTPILLTPPIYCERIAETTARSYGIDAVLPFERQDMLPQVLANVLSTHLEKSSRLNLLLLETDNRKANDISEQLKLSFAITHTTSTKAALATYLQQKFAIVLIDATESHSDTAAGLISEILQHNPKQAIVTIIDNNDADYAEQLLLSGVTDFIRAPYDHSLLSKVCDHAARREDFMVSYAEFAQKVEQLSQSQSRYKELFSAHQRILLHLNTVVLEFNQEGNIRFINPAWEHLTGYGIKSSLAKSLTDFCLPECKTKLQATIQSILRGGELQQQVEIQLKHKNGNAIWVECRLQLIKNSQNSATITATIDNIHERKQAELQLRHLALHDTLTELHNRYYFDQQLQRICKAKYTSNDTEHALIYIDLDHFKIINDSKGHQQGDIVLKEVAQLFITNISEEHLICRIGGDEFAVILKNTNLLDAHLVAESICMAIEKHRFHSEGQEYSISCSIGLTQITAENNDPSECLKQADIALYVAKSLGRNLVHCYSKEDSSHNSLQAGLEWGHSIRQALQHDAIELHYQPIWDFKQGHVAYFEALLRLTLDDELIYPNQFIPALELLNDTFLMDQCVIRNAIKSVAKYPELNQVAINLSAQSFLDERLLPHIESSLKEYCVEPTRIIFEITESASINNLAATRAMIERLNGLGCHFSIDDFGTGFSTFNYLKQLPAQHVKIDGSFVRDMLNDPIDLALVKAINDISTSLDKRSVAEYVENKEIFLALKEIGVDYGQGYFIARPVPVEKINDELKKISENNLFN; from the coding sequence ATGGCAAAGCAGTTAAAGCTGCTAATTTTGAACGCGAGCGTTGCTGAGCGTGAAACAATTAAGACTACATTAAATAAGCTTAATGTCTTCACCTTTATCGAAGCTAGTGACTCTCAAGATGCGCTAAAAATTCTCAAAAGCCACCCTGTGGATATTATCATTACAGGCCTTGAGGTCGGTAAAATTGATGGCTGGCGCTTCTCGCGCATGATTCGCTCTGGGTTATTAAAGACCCCAAAAAACACACCGATTTTACTTACTCCTCCAATTTATTGTGAACGTATAGCCGAAACCACTGCACGAAGCTATGGTATTGATGCCGTACTGCCGTTTGAGCGCCAAGATATGCTACCGCAAGTACTGGCAAACGTGTTATCAACTCACCTTGAAAAAAGTAGTCGCCTTAATTTATTACTACTTGAAACAGATAACCGTAAAGCAAATGACATTAGCGAACAGCTAAAACTCAGCTTCGCTATTACCCATACCACATCAACAAAAGCGGCCCTTGCCACCTATTTGCAGCAAAAGTTTGCCATTGTACTGATAGATGCCACTGAATCTCACTCTGATACCGCAGCCGGATTGATTAGTGAAATTTTACAGCACAACCCTAAACAAGCAATTGTAACCATCATAGATAACAATGATGCAGATTACGCTGAGCAATTGTTACTTTCTGGCGTCACTGATTTTATTCGCGCACCTTACGATCATTCGTTATTGAGTAAAGTCTGCGACCATGCCGCCCGTCGTGAAGACTTTATGGTGAGCTACGCAGAGTTTGCGCAAAAAGTAGAACAACTAAGTCAGAGCCAAAGCCGTTATAAAGAGCTGTTTTCTGCCCACCAACGTATTTTATTACATCTCAATACTGTGGTACTTGAGTTTAACCAAGAGGGTAATATTCGCTTTATTAACCCTGCCTGGGAGCACCTAACGGGCTACGGCATTAAGTCTAGTTTGGCGAAATCATTAACTGACTTTTGTTTGCCTGAGTGCAAAACAAAGCTGCAGGCTACAATTCAGAGTATCTTGCGTGGTGGCGAGTTACAGCAACAAGTTGAAATTCAGTTAAAGCACAAAAATGGCAATGCAATTTGGGTTGAGTGCCGCTTACAGCTGATTAAAAATAGCCAAAACTCAGCAACCATAACTGCTACTATCGATAACATCCATGAACGTAAGCAAGCTGAACTGCAACTACGTCACTTAGCGCTCCATGATACGCTTACAGAGCTGCATAACCGCTACTACTTTGACCAACAATTACAACGTATTTGTAAAGCTAAATACACCAGTAATGATACCGAGCATGCGCTCATTTATATCGACTTAGATCACTTTAAAATTATCAATGACAGTAAAGGTCACCAACAAGGTGATATCGTTTTAAAAGAGGTTGCTCAGTTATTCATTACAAATATCAGTGAGGAGCACCTGATCTGCCGTATAGGTGGTGATGAATTTGCCGTGATCTTAAAAAATACCAACTTACTCGATGCGCACTTAGTTGCAGAAAGTATTTGTATGGCGATTGAAAAACACCGTTTTCACTCAGAAGGTCAAGAATACTCAATTAGCTGCTCGATAGGTTTAACCCAAATAACCGCTGAAAATAACGATCCAAGTGAGTGTTTAAAGCAAGCTGATATTGCTCTGTATGTGGCAAAGAGCTTAGGCCGAAATCTAGTTCATTGCTACTCGAAGGAAGACTCTAGCCACAACAGTTTACAAGCTGGCCTTGAGTGGGGCCACAGTATTCGCCAAGCATTACAACATGATGCTATCGAATTACACTATCAACCGATTTGGGATTTCAAGCAAGGTCACGTTGCCTATTTTGAAGCTTTATTACGCTTAACGCTTGATGATGAACTCATCTACCCTAACCAGTTTATTCCTGCACTAGAGCTTTTAAACGATACCTTTTTGATGGATCAATGTGTAATTCGTAATGCTATTAAAAGCGTTGCCAAGTACCCCGAACTAAATCAAGTTGCGATTAACTTGTCTGCACAGTCATTTTTAGATGAGCGCTTGCTGCCACATATTGAGTCGAGCTTAAAAGAATACTGTGTTGAACCAACACGCATTATTTTTGAGATCACTGAGTCTGCAAGTATCAATAACCTTGCTGCTACCCGTGCCATGATCGAGCGATTAAACGGCTTAGGTTGCCACTTCTCTATTGATGACTTTGGAACTGGCTTTAGTACTTTTAACTACCTTAAACAATTACCTGCTCAGCATGTAAAAATTGATGGCTCATTCGTCCGCGACATGTTGAATGACCCCATCGATTTAGCGCTTGTGAAAGCGATTAATGACATTAGTACTTCTTTAGATAAACGCTCTGTTGCTGAATATGTTGAAAATAAAGAGATATTCTTAGCGCTAAAAGAGATTGGTGTCGACTATGGTCAAGGTTACTTTATTGCTCGTCCTGTACCGGTTGAAAAAATAAACGACGAGCTTAAAAAAATATCTG
- the tgt gene encoding tRNA guanosine(34) transglycosylase Tgt yields the protein MKFELDRTDGKARRGRLIFERGVVETPAFMPVGTYGTVKGMTPDEVKDTGAQICLGNTFHLMLRPGTEIIKQHGDLHDFMNWDRPILTDSGGFQVFSLGAMRKITEEGVMFSSPVNGEKIMLSPEKAMQVQRDLGSDIVMIFDECTPYPATEKEAKDSMELSLRWAKRSKEGHGDNPAALFGIIQGGMYPELRAQSQKGLEEIGFDGYALGGLSVGEPKNEMINILDHCAYKMPEDKPRYLMGVGKPEDLVEAVRRGIDMFDCVMPTRNARNGHLFVTGGIVKIRNAVHKTDTGPLDPECDCHTCKNYSRAYLHHLDKCNEILGARLNTIHNLRYYQRVMEGLRNAISNGKLDEFVADFYARRGQEVPELADTSD from the coding sequence ATGAAATTTGAATTAGACCGCACTGACGGTAAAGCGCGCCGCGGCCGCTTGATTTTTGAACGTGGTGTTGTAGAAACGCCAGCATTTATGCCAGTAGGTACTTACGGTACTGTTAAAGGCATGACGCCTGACGAAGTGAAAGATACCGGCGCGCAAATTTGCCTAGGTAACACTTTCCACTTAATGCTGCGCCCTGGTACAGAAATCATTAAGCAACACGGTGATTTACACGACTTTATGAATTGGGATCGTCCAATCCTAACTGATTCAGGCGGTTTCCAAGTATTCAGCTTAGGTGCAATGCGTAAAATCACTGAAGAAGGCGTAATGTTCAGCTCACCAGTTAATGGTGAAAAAATCATGCTTTCGCCAGAAAAAGCGATGCAAGTTCAGCGTGATTTAGGCTCTGACATCGTGATGATTTTTGACGAATGTACGCCATACCCTGCGACAGAAAAAGAAGCTAAAGATTCTATGGAGTTATCACTTCGTTGGGCTAAACGTTCAAAAGAAGGTCATGGCGATAACCCAGCTGCGCTATTTGGTATTATTCAAGGTGGTATGTATCCTGAGCTTCGTGCACAATCACAAAAAGGCCTAGAAGAAATCGGCTTTGATGGTTATGCCTTAGGTGGTTTATCGGTAGGTGAGCCGAAAAATGAGATGATCAATATTCTTGATCACTGTGCTTACAAAATGCCTGAAGACAAGCCTCGTTACTTAATGGGCGTTGGTAAACCAGAAGATTTAGTTGAAGCGGTTCGCCGTGGTATCGATATGTTTGACTGTGTAATGCCTACGCGTAACGCTCGTAACGGTCATTTATTCGTAACAGGCGGCATTGTTAAAATCCGTAATGCAGTCCATAAAACAGACACGGGTCCACTGGATCCAGAGTGTGATTGTCATACTTGTAAAAACTATTCACGTGCATACTTGCATCATCTTGATAAATGTAATGAAATCTTAGGCGCACGTCTAAACACGATTCATAACTTACGTTATTATCAACGCGTGATGGAAGGCTTACGTAATGCCATTAGCAATGGCAAACTAGACGAATTTGTTGCAGATTTTTATGCACGCCGCGGCCAAGAAGTGCCTGAGCTTGCAGATACATCAGATTAA
- the secD gene encoding protein translocase subunit SecD — protein MLNKFPLWKYLLVLVVLVVGILYASPNLYGRDPAIQVSGTKGTDADLSVLDKVNATLKEHNVTVKSSKLEDGQILVRFKNVEEQLKAQDLLRDSLSEDYISAINMAPAQPEWLKSLGGNPMKLGLDLSGGVHFTMEIDMATAVDTQLEQMEQDFKSDLREEKLRYRTIRRVANSERLRVEMRNEEDKDAAERFLSTRYPLNVYVDDSSSDNAFYASMSEQKLKEIRDYAIKQNETIIRNRINQIGVAEPNVQRQGAERIIVQLPGVQDTARAKEILGATATLEFREVDENADASAALQGRLPPGTEMIMAREGYPVVLKQRIILEGSHITGAQSGMDEYQRPQVSITLDSKGGAKMNAFTKRAIGKRMATVFIEYKPSGKTDENGKALPPIKVEEVINVATIQARLDRSFRITGIDNPAEAHNLSLLLRAGALVAPIQIVEERTVGPSLGQENIEAGMTAVVLGFVFVLLFMLVYYKGFGMVANIALGANLVLIVGVMSLIPGAALTLPGIAGIVLTVGMAVDANVLIFERIREELADGRSPQQAVHFGYDSAFSTILDANITTLIAAVILFAVGTGPIAGFAVTLAIGIITSMFTAIVGTRAVINLFIGGKRVEKLSI, from the coding sequence GTGTTAAACAAGTTTCCATTATGGAAGTATTTACTTGTTCTTGTAGTGTTAGTCGTTGGTATTTTATATGCCTCTCCTAACTTGTATGGCCGTGACCCGGCCATACAAGTATCGGGCACTAAAGGTACTGATGCTGACCTCAGCGTACTCGATAAAGTAAATGCGACTCTCAAAGAACATAACGTTACTGTTAAATCAAGTAAACTTGAAGACGGACAAATTCTGGTTCGTTTTAAGAATGTTGAAGAGCAACTAAAAGCGCAAGATCTACTGCGTGATTCCCTTAGTGAAGATTATATCTCTGCAATCAATATGGCTCCTGCTCAACCAGAGTGGTTAAAGTCACTGGGTGGTAACCCAATGAAGCTAGGCCTAGATTTAAGCGGTGGTGTTCACTTTACTATGGAAATCGACATGGCGACGGCGGTTGATACTCAGCTTGAGCAAATGGAACAAGATTTCAAAAGTGACTTACGTGAAGAAAAACTACGTTATCGTACTATTCGCCGTGTAGCGAATAGTGAGCGATTACGTGTTGAAATGCGTAACGAAGAAGATAAAGACGCTGCAGAGCGTTTCTTATCAACACGTTACCCATTAAACGTTTATGTTGATGATAGCAGCAGCGATAATGCTTTTTATGCCAGCATGAGTGAGCAAAAGCTTAAAGAAATTCGTGATTACGCTATCAAACAAAACGAAACGATTATACGTAACCGTATTAACCAGATTGGTGTTGCAGAGCCGAACGTACAGCGTCAAGGTGCTGAGCGCATTATCGTGCAGCTTCCGGGTGTACAAGATACAGCTCGTGCAAAAGAAATTCTTGGTGCAACAGCAACATTAGAATTCCGCGAAGTTGATGAAAACGCAGATGCAAGTGCTGCGCTTCAGGGCCGTTTACCGCCTGGTACTGAAATGATTATGGCTCGTGAAGGTTACCCTGTGGTACTTAAGCAACGCATCATCCTTGAAGGTAGCCACATTACTGGCGCGCAATCAGGTATGGATGAGTATCAACGTCCACAAGTTAGCATCACGCTAGACAGTAAAGGTGGCGCGAAAATGAATGCGTTCACTAAGCGTGCGATCGGTAAACGCATGGCAACGGTATTTATCGAATATAAGCCATCAGGTAAAACAGATGAAAATGGTAAAGCACTTCCACCAATTAAAGTTGAAGAAGTGATTAACGTGGCGACGATTCAAGCGCGTCTAGACCGTTCATTCCGTATTACTGGTATCGATAACCCAGCTGAAGCACATAATCTTAGCTTATTACTACGTGCGGGTGCACTTGTTGCGCCAATTCAAATTGTTGAAGAGCGCACGGTAGGTCCAAGCTTAGGTCAGGAAAACATTGAAGCGGGTATGACCGCGGTTGTGCTTGGTTTCGTGTTTGTACTTTTATTTATGCTTGTTTATTACAAAGGTTTCGGCATGGTGGCGAATATCGCCCTAGGTGCCAACTTAGTACTAATCGTCGGTGTAATGTCGCTTATCCCAGGTGCAGCGCTAACGCTACCGGGTATTGCCGGTATCGTACTAACCGTAGGTATGGCCGTTGATGCTAACGTACTTATCTTCGAACGTATTCGTGAAGAACTTGCAGATGGACGCAGTCCACAACAAGCGGTTCATTTTGGTTACGACAGCGCGTTTAGCACAATTTTAGATGCTAATATCACAACGCTTATCGCAGCAGTGATCCTATTTGCAGTGGGTACTGGTCCTATTGCTGGTTTCGCAGTAACGCTAGCGATTGGTATTATCACCTCTATGTTTACAGCCATTGTTGGTACCCGTGCGGTAATCAACTTGTTTATTGGCGGTAAGCGCGTTGAGAAGTTGTCGATTTAG
- the yajC gene encoding preprotein translocase subunit YajC, translated as MSLFISNAHASAAGAAPAGGGMEMLIMLGIFGLVFYFLIYRPQAKRVKEHKALMSAMAKGDEVLTQGGLVGKIAKIADDKDFIVISLNDQAEVTVQKSAVSAVLPKGTMKSL; from the coding sequence ATGAGTTTATTCATCTCAAACGCCCACGCAAGTGCGGCAGGTGCAGCACCAGCAGGTGGTGGCATGGAAATGCTGATCATGTTGGGTATTTTCGGTCTGGTATTTTATTTCTTAATCTACCGTCCACAAGCTAAGCGCGTAAAAGAGCATAAAGCACTAATGAGCGCAATGGCAAAAGGCGACGAAGTACTAACGCAAGGTGGTTTAGTGGGTAAGATTGCTAAAATCGCTGATGACAAAGACTTCATCGTGATTTCATTAAATGACCAAGCAGAAGTAACAGTACAAAAATCAGCTGTTTCTGCAGTATTGCCTAAAGGCACTATGAAGTCGCTATAA
- a CDS encoding carbohydrate porin: MNKNQQPKFCRILKGRSYRYSNVARLQSIAAIMLLYSQSGHTANSFDVHSHLSGDWLGARDKLAEQGVNIRLGYFSQTAHNLKGGESTETAYADQFFVGGYFNLEKLVNWSGAEFKVELTNRNGELINEKANLPVLLQSQQIYGRGNVTRLTQFSLTQHLFEDQLSIKVGRIYPSADFFAMSCAFQHLTFCSGGSSNYLSSSWYGDPLSALGMQLTYKVTDNLLFKLGSYDANPATMSLNQGLKLTTSGEINGTTLVSELEYKRDYKNGLDGDYRFGIVRSSLDKTKLVNNAGYPAGTTNDMVAIEDTDNAFYFNIEQQLTRNVSGGGLRIFASMIHADKSISAIGEVLAFGGYIDAPLVSRPNDRIGFAVGRNSVSNDLNDAQRFYNANFSNNELIVRDHEYPIELNYNYVVTPAIQLMPSIQYIIDPNGDNDAENAMIAGLQLSLNF; encoded by the coding sequence ATGAACAAAAATCAACAACCTAAGTTTTGTCGTATATTGAAAGGGAGAAGCTATCGCTATTCTAATGTAGCTAGACTTCAATCTATTGCAGCCATTATGTTGCTGTATTCTCAGTCAGGACATACAGCTAATAGTTTTGATGTTCACAGCCATTTAAGTGGCGATTGGCTAGGGGCAAGAGATAAGCTAGCAGAGCAAGGAGTGAATATTCGTTTAGGCTACTTCAGCCAAACAGCGCATAACTTAAAAGGAGGAGAAAGCACAGAAACAGCCTATGCAGATCAGTTTTTTGTCGGTGGCTACTTTAATTTAGAAAAATTGGTTAATTGGTCTGGCGCCGAATTTAAAGTGGAGCTTACTAATCGTAATGGCGAGCTTATTAATGAAAAAGCAAATTTGCCTGTTTTGCTGCAATCGCAACAAATTTATGGTCGAGGCAATGTAACTCGTTTAACCCAATTTTCGTTAACTCAGCATTTATTTGAAGATCAACTTAGCATTAAAGTGGGTCGAATTTACCCAAGTGCTGATTTTTTTGCGATGAGTTGTGCCTTTCAGCACCTGACATTTTGTAGTGGTGGTTCATCTAATTATTTGAGTAGTAGCTGGTATGGTGACCCTCTTAGTGCATTAGGAATGCAATTAACATACAAAGTGACTGATAATTTGCTTTTTAAACTAGGCAGTTATGATGCAAACCCTGCAACCATGTCATTAAATCAGGGGCTAAAATTAACAACATCAGGTGAAATTAACGGAACTACCTTGGTTAGTGAGCTGGAATATAAAAGGGATTACAAAAATGGTTTAGATGGCGATTATCGGTTTGGCATTGTCCGTAGTAGTTTAGATAAAACTAAACTAGTCAATAACGCTGGTTATCCTGCAGGCACGACAAACGATATGGTTGCTATAGAGGATACTGATAACGCATTTTATTTTAATATTGAACAACAGCTTACTCGTAATGTATCAGGAGGTGGCTTACGTATATTTGCGAGTATGATTCATGCTGATAAAAGCATCAGTGCTATTGGCGAAGTTTTGGCTTTTGGCGGATATATTGATGCACCATTGGTTAGTAGACCAAACGATCGTATAGGTTTTGCAGTAGGTCGAAACAGTGTGAGTAATGATCTTAATGATGCTCAGCGCTTTTATAATGCTAATTTTTCAAATAATGAATTAATAGTAAGGGATCATGAGTACCCGATTGAGTTAAATTATAATTATGTTGTCACCCCGGCAATACAGTTAATGCCTAGTATCCAGTATATCATCGACCCTAATGGTGATAATGATGCTGAGAATGCAATGATTGCTGGTTTACAGTTGAGCTTAAATTTCTAG